The Neovison vison isolate M4711 chromosome 5, ASM_NN_V1, whole genome shotgun sequence genome includes a region encoding these proteins:
- the LOC122907799 gene encoding olfactory receptor-like protein DTMT, whose product MTRKNQTVISEFVLLGLPIDPDQRDLFYALFLAMYVTTVLGNLIIIILIRLDSHLHTPIYLFLSNLSFSDICFSSVTIPKLLQTMQGQVSSIPYAGCLTQMYFFLFFADLESFLLVAMAYDRYVAICFPLHYTSLMSPKLCLSLVVLSWVLTMFHAMLHTLLMARLWFCADNKVPHFFCDMSALLKLACSDTRVNELVIFIMGGLILVIPFLLIIMSYARIVSSILKVPSARGFYKAFSTCGSHLSVVSLFYGTVIGLYLCPSTNNSTVKETVMAMMYTVVPHAEPLYL is encoded by the coding sequence ATGACAAGAAAGAATCAAACTGTCATCTCAGAATTTGTCCTCCTGGGCCTGCCCATTGATCCAGATCAGCGAGACCTGTTCTATGCCCTGTTCCTGGCCATGTATGTTACCACTGTCCTAGGGAATcttatcatcatcatcctcattcgCCTGGACTCCCACCTCCACACGCCCATATATTTGTTTCTCAgcaatttgtctttctctgatatcTGCTTCTCTTCTGTGACCATTCCCAAGTTGTTGCAAACCATGCAGGGCCAAGTCTCCTCCATTCCCTATGCTGGTTGCTTGACCCAGATGTACTTCTTCCTGTTTTTTGCAGATCTAGAGAGCTTCCTCCTGGTGgccatggcctatgaccgctatgtggccatctgcttCCCCCTGCACTACACCAGCCTTATGAGCCCCAAGCTCTGTCTCTCCCTGGTGGTGCTGTCCTGGGTGCTGACCATGTTCCATGCTATGTTACACACTCTGCTCATGGCCAGATTGTGGTTTTGTGCAGACAACAAAGTCCCCCACTTTTTTTGTGATATGTCTGCTCTGCTGAAGCTGGCCTGCTCTGACACTCGAGTTAATGAGTTGGTGATATTTATCATGGGAGGGCTCATTCTTGTCATCCCATTCCTGCTCATTATCATGTCTTATGCACGGATTGTGTCCTCCATCCTCAAGGTCCCTTCTGCTAGGGGTTTTTACAAAGCCTTCTCCACCTGTGGCTCCCACCTCTCTGTGGTGTCTCTCTTCTATGGGACAGTTATTGGTCTCTACTTGTGCCCATCAACTAATAATTCTACTGTTAAGGAGACTGTCATGGCCATGATGTACACTGTGGTCCCCCATGCTGAACCCCTTTATCTATAG